The genomic region CTCCACTGACAAGCGAACAACAAATAAAAATTGCCAAAATTGCCAAAAAATTCCATTTAAAATTGGTTATTCTTTTTGGTTCTTTTTCCAGTGGAAAAAATCGAGCAGACAGTGATATGGATATTGCTGTCTTGGGATTAAACATAGCTTCTTTTGATGACCAACTTTGTTTGACAAATGAATTCTCGCAGATTTTTCAAAGTAACGTTGACTTAACTGTGATCAATAGTGCCAATCCACTCCTTAGCTTTCAAATAAGCAAAAATGCAGTGCTACTTTTCGGAAGCCAGCAGGAATTTATGAAATTCAAATTATATGCGTTTCATATGTTTAATGACTACGCGCCGTATTTTCAGATGGAAAAAAACTTGAATAAAAAAATAATAAACGCATATGCCAATCGATAAAGAACTCATCACAAGAAAAATTACTTTTATCAATAAAGATCTTTCTGAACTGAAAAAACTAAACGCCCTATCGCTAAAAACATATTTGAGCAAAGCTGACTACGAAGTGATGGCAGAGAGATACTTGGAACGAATCATCGGTCGAACAATTGACATTAATTATC from Parcubacteria group bacterium harbors:
- a CDS encoding nucleotidyltransferase domain-containing protein, producing MEKSTPLTSEQQIKIAKIAKKFHLKLVILFGSFSSGKNRADSDMDIAVLGLNIASFDDQLCLTNEFSQIFQSNVDLTVINSANPLLSFQISKNAVLLFGSQQEFMKFKLYAFHMFNDYAPYFQMEKNLNKKIINAYANR